From the Salarias fasciatus chromosome 5, fSalaFa1.1, whole genome shotgun sequence genome, the window tatatatatatatatatatatacagctTCTCCAAGATCATTTCACGCTGGGATTTATGCTCCTACTTTGGCCAGCTGTCCCATAAATTTCCCaaccattaaaaacaaattgaattgaattgtgttttttaatttgtgtcGGGTTTTTTAAAGCTACCTCACCCAAAAAAATCCTCTTGTCCCCTTTGAATCTTTGTTTACAAAAACTATTTTTAGAAAAATCTTCAGTCCTTCCCCACTTGCCGTCACTGCGGACCCCCGACCTTCTCAGCTTCAACCCCCTCCACACAGCGAGCGccctcacacaaacacacatattcaGGGTGCGTTTGATTTCAACGCCCCGATCCCACAGCCAGCGCAGAGGCCTCGTTTGTGTGAGgttgtgtatattttcttattattaataatagagttattattaataataatatcctTATATTATGATTCTGACTTGTTTTTGTTACGTTTTAATTAATGTAAAttggaaataaaagacaaaaaccaAGTAACAGGCTGAAGaatctttttatttatattctttttttttttttgttctccccCATATTGACACACTTGGggcattgttttttctttattatttaaaaaaaaaaagtcacacctAAATGTTTGGCGGTATGTCCTGCTCCCTCTTTATGTTGAGCTCAGATTTCAAGGAAAGGCAGTGCagagatggatgggtggatggatgtggGGCCAGTTTGATCTCGCCCTGAAAAATTATGATTCCAAATATGTTGAAGGAGAAGGCGCCAGTTCGTATCGTGTATCTATGTGTATAAAATAGTTTTCTGATCAttttcctctgctttcattGCATGGTAAATTAGAAATGAGAAACGCCGCCGACCACGATCAGCTCACTCTGTAAACTGATCCTCCTGTACTGCTGTTGCTTCCATTACTCTTCCCTGCCTTTTTCTACCTACAGTAGCAATAAAATGTAGAAGCTTTTCTATGCAAAAAGTAAAGCAAAGTTTCTCTCTTTATACATCTGccatcatttgttttcttttgcttgaaatctttttttttggggggggatgAGTTCAACATTTAATGTACTGACTTGATCCATGTTTGAGTAACTTTGGGGAAACAAATAAGAAATAGAAACAAATTGCTTGGACAGACATACATCACCAATAAAAGAAACGACTGCATCAGGAGGATGTGATTGCTTGTTGAGTTTTGAGTTGTTAGAGCTTCGATATTCCCCAAAAGGCTTGAAGGGGATCCAACTGTCACATATACAATATTACAATTTTGTCTGTTTActttaaatgtcacttttatCAGATAAAAGTGTAAGTTCTATCCTAATTAGCTCTCTATGTATAAGTCATACTCCAGACTgggaggctggtgtcaaattacaagcatgCTTCCAGAGCTGCTTGTTGTTCAGTCCTTTGGGCATGGGGGTTCCAAAGAAATAAATTGGAGAAATTAAGTACAAATTTTACCTGAAGTTAAATTAAACACACTTGTTTAAAGGAAAAATATACTAAGATGGATATATTCCTGCTTTTGAAACCATTAATCATGAAACGCTCACACTGTAGCTAGAGTGtattcaaacagtgaaaactaACAGAACAGTCTCCccatgaaaaataaagatgcAGTGTTGGGAAAATGAAATCTGTTACATCAACATCAGATGAATGACTCAGTTAACATCAATGAAACATTAAAGTTACACCATCACATGTTTTTACCCACTGACAATCACAGTTCAAGTGTCCACCCCCTTTTAGATGATCATTTTCAACCAAGACCTGATTCCACATGGACcagaacaacaacatcatccaACTTAAAGTTTATCTGACTCTAGGTCTAACTCACAGCATGTGAACAACAACAGTCATCTTCTGCACACGAAGCACCCACGCCACATTTAGCATGTTACACTACACAGAAAGCTGAACTTCATAGGatctccctctgctctcagaGTTTTACCCAACAGACTCCTGCATAAGAGTGGGGTGGTCGTATTACCTTATATATTATGAACACTTAGACATTTGTACACTTTGATTCATCACTTATTAAAGATGCATGAGTTAGATGAAGCTGTGTTTGCTGCACCAAGAGGCAGACATGCAGCCGAGTGGTGCTTTGAGCAAAACGTGCCTAATGCAAACATGCTGATGTTCTAGCAGACATGTTTGTTATAACCATTTCTACATGATGAAAAGTCGAGGACTTGGCCAAGTTGATCTCTAGTGAAACATGTAAGATATTTGATCAAAATCAATGTAAACTGTAAAGTCAAAGagattttcaaaaagcttttcACCCTCAAGACATGTGGAGATCAGAGCAAAAACACCCTCCGAAACTAGATCTTCCCACTTTTTGATTGAGGACCAGCTAAAAAGGCAGAATCTAGTTCCACACAGTTGAGAACAgtcattgacaaaaaaaaaattacaatacaaTGAGAAATTAATGTGTCCTCAAAATTAATTTAAACAGTGAAACATATGTTTCATTTTCTAGGGTTAACACAGATAAACTGAAATGCCTTCAAGTCATGGAAATCAAAATatcttaaaatgtgaaaatatcttATCAGAGAagatgttttccctttttttaactGACAAGCTATGATCATCATAACTAAACTCTTAAAAAATGTTACGaacttttaaatgtaaatgttatgGAAGGAGAAATAATTAAAGTAACAATGAACTTTTCAATGATATTGAAATCATTTGGGAAGATGCACTGGTATGTGAATAAGTGGCATATTTAGTGGTTAAATAAGTGGTTTACTTGTATACTTGACGGTCAACGTTGATATTATATAAATGTACTTCTGAACCACTTTAACAGGCTGCTCATATTCCTGCAAGAAAAATAAGGGGGGAAATGTGAACTTAATTTGAATGAACATTTGCTGATATTAGTCACTTATACAAAGGTGAGGGAAAAATCATAACCTGAAAGCCAACATgaaattatttgaaaagaaaaaatattttgttaatCTAATAATTGTCCATCCCCTCGCTGAGACCACTATAATGAATTCACAAGATTACTCTGGAGCAAAACAAACATCCCTCATTTCCATTTTAGAATAAAACagtttcaatcaaaaaatgATTGAATTTTTAATCACATGATCAAATCTTGCCTCACAAAATGCTCCACGTCACCGATCACAGTAAATGTGATTACAACAGCCTCCCATGAGGTTTCGGGCACCAACATTAAACACATCAACAATGGCCTTAATTTCAACATTACAAACATTAAATGTTTTGCAAACAATACTTTCGTGTTTTATCAGAGCCGGTGTGTGAAGACAAAGAACCCAGAATACGGATGACTGGAGAGATTTccttccagctgctctcagGTTAACTGTGACGGATCTCGTTCTAATTTGGGCAGAAGATCTTCTGTAATCATCAGTGAGGGCTGCATATGTACTGAAGTGTTCAGATTTTTCAGGGCTCGTCACTGCAGCCTGGAGACAAAATAGTTAACCTTCAGCCCTAATGGCTTCCTGAGAGTAAATTTAACTCGGCAGCGCTGCGCTGGCACCGACCGACACAACTGGCTTTAGGCAATCATGTATCGGGAAAGGCATGAGCAGCATCTATGCAAAATCGATGCATTCAAATTGAAAATACattcacacaaagacacgcacTCACAAATGAGAAGAGCAattagaagcagggagacattaGAGTTTGCACACTCTCCTCTTTGACCCGATAAACACACTCTAGTTGATTAGTGCCTTCATTAAGGGTCATTTGGTCAAATACTCCTAATTAGAGCTTAATGAAAGATAAAAGAGCACAGAATGAGGCAGGGCAAagcaaaaagtggaaaaaaaaaagaaagaaaaccaactTCAAAAATAGAAAGAAGGTTATAAGGTCAAAGTACGAAGTTTCTCCttcattttctgttcttttgCTTTAAGTTTCCACTCTTTTTCTCAGTGCAGTTGGTAGGACAagtaaataaaagctttttttttattaaactgaGAAAAATTGATAGGAAGAGAAAGATTAGGAAAATAAGAGTGGGCTCAGtaacaaatataaagaaatattGTAATCAAACACCGTTGTTAGGTTCATGTCTTTCTTGGCTTGCACCGTTGGCTTTATAGTAACTCTGTGCAGCAGTTCAAAGTCACACTATAAAAATGGCGTTTGATTGGTCCACTGAATGGCAGCCGAGCCCATGTTCAGAAACCGGTGCTGAGAGTGTCTGTCTCAGTGGGGGTCTTGCGTGGGCTGGGTAAACTCTTCAGGTACTCCAAATGCCTGCGGGCCTCGGCCTGGTTCTGCCTCACGTAGTACACCACATACACGATGACCATGAAGAACCACACGAACATGGTCACCAGCATGGCGATGTCCGTGGTCttcctctgcaggctgcagaagTTCACCCCAGAATCCAGCAGTTTGACCAGCGGCTGACCGGCGTGCTCGCCCAGCGAGCCGGGGTCCTCCCACCGGCTGCCCTCGCCGACGCCTCGCACCGAGCTCTCGCAGATAATCCCGTTGACGGTCTCGGGCTCCAGgttcagagcctccatcagctcctgCAGGGCGCAGTCGCAGTGCCAGGGGTTGTGGTACAGGCGCGTTTTCGCACGAGTGGGGCCAAACTCCTCCCGGCTGGCCTGCCTCAGCTGGTTGTGGGAGAGGTCCAGCAGGCGCAGCTCGGGGCCCAGGTGCCGCAGTGCCCCCGTGGCGAGCGAGTCGATGCGATTGTGCGACAGGTACAAGTCCCGCAGGTGGACCAGGTCACTGAAGGCACTCTCTGGGATGCTCCGGATGTAGTTGCGCTCCAGGTGGAGGGACACGGTTTCCGGCGGGATGCCCTCCGGGATCTCCCGCAGGCCGGCGTCCGAGCACAGCACGGTGGCCGTGTCCCACGCGCAGTGGCAGCTGTCCGGGCACTGCGGGGACACCTGAGCCCACAGGGCCGAGAACAAGAGCGACACGTACAGATCCAGTCCTTTACCTCTCCGCCGTCCTCCTCTGCTGGTACATCTCTCCTCACGCCCGCCGGTGCACATCGCCTCACCATAGCcccctgacacacaccaggCCCAGATCACACCGTCACACCAGCGCAATCTGACAGGGTGAGAGAAATGGGGTCAGTGAGCAAGAAACGACCCTGTCTTCGTACGGCTCCCTGTGCCATACAATGAATCACATTGTAGATTATGATGGAAGATGATAGGAGGGGAatgtgaagtaaaaaaaaaaaaaccaaaacaaaaaaaaaacacaattaaatgaACTACAGTTAGTAACCAACCAAAGCATTTATGTATGGAGAGCCAGTGCAACACACATTTATCCAGCTGTTTTAAATGGATCTGTTCAAAAATGTCATGCAGAGTGACTAATGGTgacactctgctgctgtttgttagTAAGTTTGAAAGGAAATTGGGCTTAAGATgcatcagtgtgttttattgcaGTGATTACTTCATGAATCATGATCGAAGTGATAGTAGCGACAGTTTAAATGATCTAATAAGGTTGAAAAGCCCTCTTTGCTTCTGGATTAAAAGGACATAAATCATTAGGCATGATTATCTGAACTCCTCCCTGTGTCTTTCCGCCGCATCCTTCCTGGGACCCGAattcagcagcagaagaaaatcATCATATTACACTCATCAATACTTGTTCATCTCTCATTTATCCCTCTATCCATTTTCTCTGATGCCACAGCCCCTTAATCATATATCGAGGGTGGCTGTGCATTGTAGGGATGGAGGTTGGAAGCGGGATCAATAGTCTGAGCACTGCCTGCTACACTATTAACGGCAAGAACATCAATCGTGCCGGGGAATCACAGTGTCAATAAGTGACAGATGTGGAGAAAACAGCCATAGGCTCGGTGTTGGTAACTGCTCAGTTGGAAAagtttccaaaaaaacaaaaagaaagaaatgtgcatggacagtgtgtgtgtttgtgcgtctcTGAGCATAGTCACCAGAGAATTCAATGCATGTATTGTGTATGTTGAGTCATTTTAGAGCCAGAGTCTCATTCGTCTCAATCTACAGCTGTTTATTTGAACCTATGCGGCTCCTGTTGGGTGGTTTTCTACACTGAGACAAGCATGTTTGGATGACAGTGTTGTTCCAGGACAGGAATCGCAGAGCACTCTGTGAATTTGATTAAAGGACTATCCTCCTAAATGTCAAGCACTTTCTGCTTTCTCCTTGTTCTTATAATCCAATAACAACTATCGTGTGTCTTAATTCTCCTGCACACAGTTAATGCTTCAGCCCCAGAAATAGGAGTGTCCTACATTAGGCTACCTAAAGGTGACGGTGACATCTGTCTGAGTGTTCTATACAATGAAGTGATGGTTTAGTTCAACACTCACTAACCATGCAGCGGACTGAATGCAGATACATGCAAATCCTCAATTAACAAAATCATTATGAGCTGCATGAATGAGTATGGTAATGAGAAAGGCTTAAAGACAGGAATAGAGAAAGCAaatccagctgtcactgtggTTACAGCTGGTGTTTTCAggatttttctaaatgtttcttttttttttctttgaaaagggCAAAAAGTCCCAGTCTGGCTGAGTCCATCCTCTGTGCAAAGCCTTTTCTTCCCCATTAGATTCATCTGCATCGAGGTCCAAACATTTCCGGCAtgatttcatttcaggaaataaattacattaaaactgTGGGAGACGGGATTAGTAGacatctgctgttttctgtctgcaagcgcgaaaaaaaaaaaatcaccctaATTTTGCAACTTtcgcacaagaaaaaaaaaatccgtgaAAACGCCCATATTCAACctttaaagtttattcaaactgaaaaacgAGACAGGATGCGACCGGAAACACCTTAAACACACAATTTAGTCCAATAACTTACCTGTCAGTCGGTTGTTTCCTGTGAAGTTTGGGTCCGTTTTGCAGCTTTATTGATCTTTTCAGACTCCGATGTGCAATTTCCTGAAAGCACAGAGGACAGGATCCACTCCCACAGGATGGatagaggaagaaaaataaaaagacgaACCTATGAGTGAAGGATCAGACGCGGTTTGTCGCCTGCAGACGGCTCCATCACTGAGAGCCTCACCGGCGGAGGGCAGTTATAGCAGCGAGAATGTGGGgcaaactctctctctcctccctcctccatctctccctccctctctctctctctccctctctgaagCAAACACGGGAGGTGTGCCATCATCACTTCTTTTTGCCCTCACATGGCATCAATCACGGGGTTTCTGAGAAGAGACTGGTTACCACCACGAGCTATTAACCTAATTACCTGTTGGTGTAATTAGATTCTCTCTCCCGGCAAAATCTGATTGAGTCCCATGCAGGCAGGTGTTTGCAGGCTCAGACAGAGGAGACCAGACACACAATACAAACAGCCCATAGATTATATGATGTGCATTAAGAAGAAAATCCAATGCATGCCACACTGtctgggcaaaaaaaaaatgcatttgcagtttgataaatgagagtgctgtggaaaaaaacaaaaaacaaagttaaaggTAAGATGCACCTCCTCTAATCACTCCTGGAGGTCAGGTAAGAAGAGACTTCATTTGTCACAGCGTAAAGTGGACCGTGTATCAAGCGGGGAGATGAAATTGACTTGGACAGGCATATAAACAAATGCATgaatttacacacacatgccaCAGACGGGGTGGACAGTACAAGAGGACGCACCGAGACCCACATTTCCATATGAATGACAGGAGTGGCACAAAACGGCGCGCTGTGGAAAATGTTATTCATGAGGGTTTTTACTCTTGGAGCCGTACCCCGTCTTTGATTTCCAAGCATAAGCACCAAGAGTACCTACAGCAGAGCCTccgagagaggggggggggggggggggcagaggaaggctgtgaCAGCATGATGgcgcctcctctctgctcctgccCTGTTCCCATCAGCTCACTGAAACCTATGACATTTCCACTCTTCTCAAAATATAATGCTCGAagtgtaatgtgtttttttttttttttcccctccctgcaTTTTCTGTGACTTGGCCTGCCCTTGACGGGTGATGCCTCCATGTTTAAGAGAAGTCAGTGCTGTGGACAagccagtgctgctgctgctgccgtttTTTCCTTCAGAAAAACAAGTGACAAAAAGCTGTGTAATGAGAAAGGACATGAAGACGGAGAGGAAAAATACTGTCTGCTTCTCCGAGATACAATATGTGAGGATGACGACGACGGGTGAGAGCTTCAATTTTCTTAAAGTGAGGggtgaaataagaaaaagaagcagagctATAGGGCAGATGTTATCTTTTGTTTTGAACATGAGTTTATGCCTATGAGCTGCATGCTGACGACAGCGTTGACAATGTCAACTCCACTGGAAAACCTGACTGCAGCGAAGCAGTTTAGCATCATCTGTTTGGCTCGGCTGCGGTCCTCTGAGGGGAAAACTGAATGAACCCAACACACACTTGTAAACAGAAGTGCTCAGTGGGAAAGATCTGACTGCCAGTAGCAAAAATTTGCTCCTAAACATAAAGAGTTAcgattttgtcttttatttgtgTCACAAAAGAgggcatataaaaaaaaaagcactgaatgCATGTCCTATAGCAACCATTTGTGCCAGTGCAGGAGACACAGAGATAAAAAGGCAGTGAAGCATTTTCTTGTAACTAGCTTGTCGTTCCCTTGGGATTGAATCCACTAACAACAGGTCAGGTTGGGGGCAGGTGTTCTGCTGAGGCGCTCGGTAGCCATTTTTCCACAGCGAGGCAAACTGGGACCTGCCGGTGCTGGAGCCGTCTAAAAATGCTTACAATGGAGGACTCGCACAAAGGTTTGGGGTTGCTGCTGCGTCGATAGAAACCCCAACGCAGATGGAAAATCATCTCTGCTGACAAAACAAAGTATTGTAGGGAATGTTGCTTTGTAGGTAACTTGGGTGGCTGAAAAGGACTCCGTGCTGGCTGCTTGTGTCTGGAAATAAACAAGCATAAACAAAAATGCACAATAGGGCCTTTTGAAAGCTTCTCAAAATACAGTCGGTGAGTTTTCCTGCGCACCGCAATCAGGCAAGTGCACTTGGTCGCACAAATTCAGGCTTAGTCATGATCGAGGGTAAAagcagtggcaaaaaaaaacaacaacctcaaATCGATACATATTAGGCTACAAGTCacttctcttctcctctcggTTTTAATGTTTCACGGTGTCTTCAGTTACACTGCTGTGGCCCTGATGCTATTAGTCAGACCGGCGGCGGCTCCGAAAAACAATACAGCAAAAGTTGGCAGAGAGTGCGACATGAGACATGCGACTGTGAAAGGCCGTCACAAATGTGTACAGATTGGATTGAGACCCTGGCTCAAGTCCAGCAGAATACAGAGGGTAATAGCACACtgggtgtagatgtgtgtgtgcgcacacgcacTTCACCAAAAgagtagaaaagaaaaagcatgagGTAAAGTGTCTTTCCAAACCTATTAAAAATAGCCAGCGCACTCTCAGCTAAAAGGGAAACAATAActcagcagctgaaacctgaGACTAAATATAGATTAGATGATCCGGTGCGAGCTCCTCCGTGATGGCCGTGTATTACATCTGCGAAATCCACAACTTCTTCTAGCATCGTACTGCTCCAACCTGCATCTGCAACAGGAGCCAACCAAAGCAGAAAAAGCAATTTCACTGAGAAAGAGAAGATGGGTGGAAAAATCTTGCCATTTAAGATTTAGCGGTCTGCACCAGTGAAGGCAGGCAAATAAATGAGGACCACAACAAAAAGGAGGAACAATATGGGAACCAAgccacaatattttttttttaaatgcaaaataacatcgagacagttaaaaataaaatgcacagtAATGAAATCTTAGTGATACATGATGTGTAGCGAGAGCAGCGGGTCAGTCTAATGGAGAAGCAATAAGAAGAGGAGTAACAGGTAGAGCTGCGGGGGAAAAGAGAAAACCTGCAGCATTAATGGGAAAATTCCAAACACATCCTCTGATTTCATTACATGGAAATTGACTGTACGACTCGCCACAGTGCCGGTGACCTTGCCGTAGCACTGGCTTGCCCCACAGGAGCACCTCTTTGTGGCGTTGGGAAATTTAATTCCTCTGAATTAATCGGGCCTCATTATTGATGCTTTGATGTCGGAGCAGGTGGAAGTAGCCTCTGTATCTCTTTGTAGTGCTACAGTTAATGTCAGCGCGCTGGAAATGAAAGCATTAACCACCTTCCACGTGTCTATACGAATCAACCCTTGAAAGGTGAGGCCACGGTATTCAGAGACTTTAAAGACGCTGCCGCCGGTTGGTCAGATGGCGGCATATTACCTCGCCTGGGAGTGGAAAATCAGAGAGATGTGAGCAGaatagggggaaaaaatatGCCTCAGTGCATGGTTTTGTTGGATTTAGCTCAATATAGAAAAGTCCACGAAAGATCAGGATGTGATCCAAATGAGTCTTTTATTGCAAATGGAAATCCAAACAGACATTTATAAGAGCAGGTAGAGAGACGAGGAACGTGAGTCAACAGGAAAACCCGGAGGGAGTCTGCGTTGGCATATTGGTATTTAGGAGCTGATCCGATCTTACTTGGCTGCCATTTCCATACCTCCCCCAACTCTCGCACGGCAGAACAGAACATTAGCACCCGGCATAATAGCGATCCAACATCTCAGTCCTCGCTTCTCTCCCTCGACACAGAACAAAACGTGTTGTTTGCTTGCCCTTTCCAACCCCTCAACTGCTTCCGTTTGCTGGGGACCGGCCGGCGGCCTGCAGGGTCCTCCGGGCCATCTCCAGGGCGCCTTCCTGGGTCTTGTTCCCGCCAATAAAGCCTCCGGCGTGGACGAAGACGCAGCCCTTAATCCCGCTGAGCTGCGACAGCGCCTCATCTCGAACGCCGCGCCACTCTTCCAGCAGGGACAGCCTGGAACAGGAACAGAGCGGGCCAACATGGATTACAGATGGACACTCGGAGGTCAgctgctcacttcctgctgaCAGATTTCTGCAAAGCACACCATTGTTTACGTGACTGCAAGACGGCACTCTTAAAACCGCTTCGGCGCTCCCCAAAAAACAAGGAATAATCCtattaaaataacattaaaagagGAGAATACATGTATTTATCAATTCATCAATCCACTACAGAGGGCtgcattcacactcacattcaagCATACAGACAATTTGGAGACAATGATCAACTTCATATGCATTCAAATGATCTCAGTTTCTTCTCAAGCACATTTACAACAAGCctgaaaactgtcatttcaATGAGATGAAGATTTATCTATGTGATAATGGACTGAGTTTGAGTTGTGGACGGTGCGTTATACTGATCAACAGTACAGACAAATCTCTCCAGGCTTTGTTCTGCTATGGAGCCGTTAAGATATTCTTGAGCACAGGACTAAAATATTTCATGAGTCATTGTACGGATTTGATCCATCGTCTCACTGGAACAAGTCGCTTGAGCAACTGAAGAGTTTGAAGCAACGACTTATAAACTACATATGATGCAAGGTTTAATTATACAGACTCATtgatttgcttttattttttcccatactttgtctttatttttccaatCCAACTGAATAGTTTCCATACCTTTGTTACTGCAGAGTCAGCTttcataatttcatttttttttttgcatttagatttttttaatcactttcaTTGATTATTATTTAAACAGTTATTTAAAATGAGCTCAGATCGTA encodes:
- the LOC115388128 gene encoding leucine-rich repeat-containing protein 3-like; this translates as MCTGGREERCTSRGGRRRGKGLDLYVSLLFSALWAQVSPQCPDSCHCAWDTATVLCSDAGLREIPEGIPPETVSLHLERNYIRSIPESAFSDLVHLRDLYLSHNRIDSLATGALRHLGPELRLLDLSHNQLRQASREEFGPTRAKTRLYHNPWHCDCALQELMEALNLEPETVNGIICESSVRGVGEGSRWEDPGSLGEHAGQPLVKLLDSGVNFCSLQRKTTDIAMLVTMFVWFFMVIVYVVYYVRQNQAEARRHLEYLKSLPSPRKTPTETDTLSTGF